The candidate division KSB1 bacterium genome includes a region encoding these proteins:
- a CDS encoding diheme cytochrome c-553 — protein sequence MKKLIVILVMGLMAAQFTGCLEKPSAASESKIDLVARGEYLVTTGLCHDCHSPKVFGPNGEVTPDSTRLLSGHPAELAYPDWMPADLQKRNIITSANPMLTAWAGPWGVSFAANLTPDTSTGIGEWTEESFIRTLRSGKHQGYPNGRDILPPMPWQFIGQKTDADLKAIYAYLRSLPPVNNQVPFPVPPSASPLAAN from the coding sequence ATGAAAAAGTTAATCGTCATTTTGGTTATGGGTTTGATGGCGGCGCAATTCACCGGTTGCCTGGAAAAACCCAGCGCGGCGAGCGAGTCCAAAATCGATCTCGTGGCGCGCGGCGAATATTTGGTCACCACCGGCCTTTGCCATGATTGCCACTCGCCGAAAGTGTTTGGCCCGAACGGTGAGGTGACACCCGATTCGACCCGCCTGCTCTCCGGACATCCGGCCGAGCTGGCTTATCCGGATTGGATGCCGGCAGATTTGCAAAAACGTAATATCATTACTTCCGCCAACCCCATGTTGACCGCTTGGGCCGGCCCGTGGGGCGTGAGCTTCGCCGCCAACCTCACGCCGGATACCAGCACCGGCATTGGCGAATGGACGGAAGAATCTTTCATCCGCACGCTGCGCTCCGGCAAACATCAAGGCTATCCAAATGGCCGCGATATTCTGCCGCCGATGCCGTGGCAATTTATCGGGCAGAAGACGGACGCTGATCTCAAAGCCATCTATGCCTATTTGCGCAGCCTGCCGCCGGTGAACAATCAAGTGCCGTTTCCAGTGCCGCCGAGTGCGTCACCTTTGGCGGCGAACTAA
- a CDS encoding type II toxin-antitoxin system HicB family antitoxin yields the protein MKDKKAVLASFVIERNDDGYLASVPSIQGAFAEGDSIEEAIFNCVDVLKMIFEYRRERGEPVGFDAVKLTAKTRMTVALPVGVA from the coding sequence ATGAAAGACAAAAAAGCGGTTTTGGCCTCTTTTGTGATTGAAAGAAACGACGATGGCTATCTGGCTTCGGTGCCGAGCATTCAAGGTGCATTTGCCGAAGGCGACTCCATTGAAGAGGCAATCTTCAACTGTGTTGATGTGCTGAAAATGATTTTTGAGTATCGACGCGAGCGAGGAGAGCCAGTGGGGTTTGATGCCGTTAAGCTAACGGCAAAAACACGCATGACGGTTGCTCTTCCTGTGGGGGTAGCATGA
- a CDS encoding type II toxin-antitoxin system HicA family toxin, giving the protein MAKLRELSYQDLTRRLREVGFRFYRHGKGSHELWVRDADGRVVPVPHHPGKNIRKGTVVRLSEKWV; this is encoded by the coding sequence ATGGCCAAGCTACGCGAATTGAGTTATCAGGATCTCACACGGCGTTTGCGTGAAGTGGGCTTTCGTTTTTATCGACATGGCAAAGGATCGCATGAGTTGTGGGTTCGCGATGCCGATGGCCGCGTGGTGCCGGTTCCGCATCATCCCGGCAAGAACATTCGCAAAGGAACGGTTGTGCGATTATCCGAAAAGTGGGTGTGA
- a CDS encoding ethylbenzene dehydrogenase-related protein: MMIRRLLHNQVALSIGLFGAIALFGDASRVAAQAVQTGSLAVTFRPTKTLPVSDQLLAIGKKTYNKECAPCHGVDGRGQGETAYLLYPKPRDFLTAQYRLVSTWERQLTDIDLYTSISRGIPGSTMPSWAHLPEETRWGLVHYIKSFAENPIQPNTAESESGTGIIKVPPEPPYTAEAATRAQEFFLDACASCHGEKGKGDGVQEQFDDAGYPTRPRDLTVGVFKGIPEPLEVYRRIVAGLPGTPMPMSDWAYGTDAWDLTHFILSMSSPEQRERVEMKKFLIVVKRVAQIPDHPDASVWRDAPSVNLHMMPLWWRNDRPEILTVQAVHDGKELALRLMWYDDTNDKTAMRVQDFRDAAAVSFTLDPDPPFFGMGEKGRFVNIWMWKAERQADMEAAFQDLDKVYPNIGIDSYPNLMRSALEQPTRHALTMESDPTFITGWGAGNIVSDPTRESTAEALYARGFCTLKAHPIPDQTVTAKGAHDIGTYRVIFRRAFKGSVSNVKTGSASAKISTLDFVPGQTVRVAFAVWNGHAGDRDGKKSVTIWQDLVIAK; encoded by the coding sequence ATGATGATCCGGCGGTTGCTTCACAACCAAGTGGCGCTCAGCATTGGTTTGTTCGGCGCGATCGCGCTGTTCGGCGACGCGAGTCGCGTTGCCGCCCAAGCCGTGCAAACCGGCTCCCTCGCTGTAACTTTCCGACCGACCAAAACGCTTCCAGTCTCCGATCAGCTTCTTGCGATTGGGAAAAAAACCTACAACAAAGAATGCGCGCCGTGCCATGGCGTCGATGGCCGCGGCCAGGGTGAGACCGCATATTTGCTCTATCCCAAGCCGCGGGATTTTTTGACGGCACAGTATCGGCTGGTTTCAACTTGGGAGAGACAGCTGACAGATATTGATCTGTACACGTCCATCTCACGCGGCATTCCCGGCTCGACCATGCCCTCGTGGGCGCATTTGCCGGAAGAGACGCGCTGGGGACTCGTGCATTATATCAAATCTTTTGCGGAAAATCCCATTCAGCCCAACACCGCGGAGAGTGAAAGCGGCACGGGCATCATCAAAGTTCCGCCGGAGCCGCCGTACACCGCTGAAGCGGCGACGCGCGCGCAAGAATTTTTCCTTGATGCCTGCGCCTCCTGTCACGGCGAAAAGGGCAAGGGCGATGGCGTGCAAGAGCAATTTGATGACGCCGGCTACCCGACGCGTCCGCGCGATTTGACCGTGGGCGTTTTCAAGGGTATTCCCGAGCCGCTGGAAGTTTATCGCCGCATCGTTGCCGGCCTCCCCGGCACACCCATGCCGATGAGTGATTGGGCGTATGGCACCGACGCGTGGGACTTGACGCATTTCATTCTGTCGATGTCGAGTCCCGAACAGCGCGAGCGCGTGGAGATGAAAAAGTTCTTGATTGTGGTCAAACGCGTGGCGCAGATTCCGGACCATCCCGATGCCAGCGTCTGGCGCGATGCGCCGAGCGTGAACCTGCACATGATGCCGCTGTGGTGGCGCAATGATCGTCCGGAAATTTTAACCGTGCAAGCCGTACACGATGGCAAAGAGCTGGCGCTGCGCCTGATGTGGTACGACGACACCAACGACAAAACCGCGATGCGTGTGCAGGATTTTCGCGACGCCGCGGCGGTGTCATTTACACTCGATCCCGATCCGCCATTTTTCGGCATGGGCGAGAAAGGCCGCTTCGTCAACATCTGGATGTGGAAAGCCGAGCGCCAAGCCGACATGGAGGCGGCGTTTCAAGATCTCGACAAAGTTTATCCGAATATCGGCATCGACTCTTATCCAAATTTGATGCGCTCCGCGCTGGAGCAACCGACGCGGCATGCGCTGACGATGGAATCCGATCCGACATTCATCACCGGCTGGGGCGCGGGCAACATCGTTTCCGATCCAACCCGCGAAAGCACGGCGGAAGCGCTCTACGCACGGGGTTTCTGCACGCTGAAAGCGCATCCGATTCCGGATCAAACCGTGACCGCCAAAGGCGCTCATGACATCGGCACGTATCGCGTGATTTTCCGTCGCGCGTTCAAAGGCAGCGTGAGCAACGTCAAAACTGGCAGCGCTAGCGCGAAGATCAGCACGCTCGATTTCGTTCCCGGCCAAACCGTGCGCGTGGCGTTTGCAGTGTGGAACGGTCATGCGGGTGATCGCGATGGGAAGAAGTCGGTGACGATCTGGCAGGATTTGGTGATTGCGAAATGA